A part of Gadus morhua chromosome 17, gadMor3.0, whole genome shotgun sequence genomic DNA contains:
- the otud4 gene encoding OTU domain-containing protein 4 isoform X2 — protein MEEGGHPSEKHMDEYFKSIGLVRKKIAKDGSCLFRAVAEQVLLCQSRHTQVRARCVEFLKENRESYEAFIEGDFDEYLGKIQDPQHWVGQVEMHALAVLYERDFWIFQEPGKPFKVTEHGFKDQVQLCFLNGNHYDSVYPVSHIQNTAFCQSLLYELLYERVFGERCAVGASQRWGRSSELTDDHMAACPSSDESETEDPLWIEEGPPKQGGQPNRGRGRGRGRGRGLSERVRRSLNPNLMRNVHYDGWLASKRAQQKMDFCMAAGMQYSEGDRCQVCLEGGGRSYSGAIRKVSPSNGPLTVFIEELGKTMSVPLVNLRPMSETCWKIVASGEKRTNGHTPEWVEAKGRGRGRLLPSAAPPPSSPSTKATLRGHPGHMQKQTSWPPNPKGDPQAHRASRGRSATCGDLQVTGEDSREDEDEEEELKAALLEIQLRDEDNFPALAAVARGNGGKRRGGEGMSQLKSGVTTGQKDAPPLVEVPSSSPSSSPPTLPEHPGPAPTTWLATVKAPLLTQNTTFTSTSRPLGAAAAAAAVAPPAATAPTAERSVPSPLPTTPTTPSSSSSPPVFITPVAPPPGGLSHASTPSSPSSTPPQSSSSSSPHPSSRPDRPAADVMNTARHMQLPAAYVSNPPSPQNVVPSNPPPQTSSPRDPTAPTAAPQTPLPQPSVPRLVHVIPIPQHSVPEPSVPQHSVTEPCVPHQPVAQPCVPQHPGPQPYEPPNPVPEPYVPQHPVPQHPVPEPCVPQHPVPQHPVPQHPVPQHPVPEPCVPQHPVPQHPVPEPCVPQHPVPQHPVPEPCVPQHPVPQHPVPEPCVPQHPVPQHPVSAPCVPQHPVPQHPGAQHPVPQHPLPEPFVPQHPGAHPSAPQHPQLQAYNPVPGQTPPASQASADSPPRPSHLPVQPPYPPPPQHTLSASSSSWPEPSQGGVPLQQLSQLYQDPLYPGFPVGAAGEMVPNPAYSSSKSGDDLPRDVNVLRWFFNLGVKAYSNPMFQPYMYLLPLQQSHAMHPPPRGPSPQGAHPSPPPPWQQATPPGHPSGYPSPGPGPRYPGPQSPGLQLYPSDRQQSPQGRSPGPGPRHPEGYGATGGSRANAPSETMLAGVGSPAGVLADQGYHGQRQVLLLDPPMNNMPIWVPEPKFQDSMVAGTSTPHGNCVPPPHYGAFANTPNSNQHGNQYHGFHGHYHNNNQMTNPSEGFGHMASGPGVGVEPWKGPEFGSTNQRARRVYHQSRGGGAERPGRSGRGGRQRYAPHYGQYGRGQSYYHHHPQLPGQ, from the exons ATGGAGGAGGGCGGACATCCCTCTGAGAAACACATGGATGAATACTTCAAGTCAATCGGACTAGTGAGGAAGAAGATCGCTAAGGATGGGTCGTGTTTGTTCCGGGCCGTGGCCGAACAG GTGCTGCTGTGTCAAAGTCGTCACACACAAGTCCGCGCGAGGTGTGTGGAGTTCTTgaaagagaacagagagagctATGAggcg TTCATTGAAGGAGACTTTGATGAATACCTCGGCAAGATCCAAGACCCCCAG cactgGGTCGGGCAGGTGGAGATGCACGCTCTGGCTGTACTTTATGA gAGAGATTTCTGGATTTTCCAGGAACCAGGGAAACCTTTCAAGGTCACAGAACACGGTTTTAAAGATCAG GTCCAGTTGTGCTTCCTGAACGGGAACCATTATGACAGTGTGTATCCTGTCAGCCACATCCAGAATACTGCTTTCTGCCagt cccTCCTGTACGAGTTGCTGTATGAGCGTGTGTTTGGTGAGCGCTGTGCGGTGGGTGCGTCCCagcgctgggggaggagctctGAGCTGACAGACGATCACATGGCCGCCTGCCCTAGCAGCGACGAATCAGAGACTGAAGACCCTCTATG GATCGAAGAAGGACCCCCCAAGCAAGGTGGCCAGCCGAACAGG GGGCGTGGTCGGGGGCGTGGCCGAGGGCGGGGCCtttcagagagagtgaggcgcTCCTTGAACCCCAATCTGATGAGGAATGTGCATTATGACGGCTGGCTCGCCTCCAAGAGAg CCCAGCAGAAGATGGACTTCTGTATGGCAGCAGGAATGCAGTACTCTGAAGGAGACCGATGccag gtgtgtctggagggaggtggGCGGAGCTACAGTGGGGCAATCAGGAAGGTGTCTCCTAGCAACGGCCCTCTCACAGTGTTTATTGAAGAGCTGGGCAAGAC aatGTCCGTTCCTCTGGTGAATCTGCGTCCTATGAGTGAGACCTGCTGGAAGATAGTGGCCAGCGGAGAGAAGAGGACCAATGGACAcacaccag aaTGGGTGGAGGCTAAAGGCAGGGGAAGAGGCAGGCTTCTCCCGTCGgcagcgccccccccctcctccccctccaccaagGCGACGCTGCGAGGCCATCCTGGCCACATGCAGAAGCAGACCTCCTGGCCCCCCAATCCAAAGGGGGACCCGCAGGCACACAGAGCCagcag ggggaGGTCGGCCACCTGTGGGGACCTGCAGGTGACTGGGGAGGACTCccgggaggacgaggacgaggaggaggagctgaaggcagctctgctGGAGATCCAGCTCAGAGACGAGGACAACTTCCCAGCGCTGGCG GCAGTTGCCCGTGGGAATggtgggaagaggaggggaggagaggggatgagtcAACTGAAGAGCGGAGTCACT ACCGGTCAGAAGGATGCACCCCCCCTGGttgaggtccccagttcaagcCCTTCCTCCAGCCCTCCCACCCTACCGGAACACCCGGGCCCCGCCCCTACCACCTGGTTGGCCACTGTCAAGGCCCCGCTGCTCACTCAGAacaccaccttcacctccacctcccgccccctcggggctgctgctgctgctgctgctgttgctccGCCCGCTGCCACGGCCCCCACTGCTGAACGCAgcgtcccctcccccctccccaccacccccaccacccccagctcctcctcctctccacccgtCTTCATCACTCCTGTAGCCCCGCCTCCGGGTGGCCTCTCCCACGCCTCCACCCCTTCCTCGCCCTCCTCTACCCCTCCCCAGTCTTCCTCCTCgagctccccccacccctcctcccgtcCCGATCGCCCCGCCGCAG ATGTGATGAACACGGCTCGACACATGCAGCTCCCCGCAGCATACGTGTCCAATCCCCCATCACCCCAAAATGTAGTACCCAGCAACCCTCCACCCCAAACCTCCTCACCTCGAGACCCTACAGCTCCCACCGCTGCGCCCCAAACCCCTCTGCCACAGCCCTCTGTACCCCGTCTAGTACACGTCATCCCTATACCCCAACACTCGGTGCCTGAGCCTTCCGTACCCCAACATTCTGTAACTGAGCCCTGTGTCCCCCACCAGCCTGTAGCCCAGCCCTGTGTaccccaacaccctggaccccagCCCTATGAACCCCCAAATCCTGTACCTGAGCCCTATGTCCCCCAACACCCTGTACCCCAACACCCTGTACCTGAGCCCTGTGTCCCCCAACACCCTGTCCCCCAACACCCTGTCCCCCAACACCCTGTACCCCAACATCCTGTACCTGAGCCCTGTGTCCCCCAACACCCTGTACCCCAACATCCTGTACCTGAGCCCTGTGTCCCCCAACACCCTGTCCCCCAACACCCTGTGCCTGAGCCCTGTGTCCCCCAACACCCTGTCCCCCAACACCCTGTACCTGAGCCCTGTGTCCCCCAACACCCTGTACCCCAACACCCTGTGTCTGCGCCCTGTGTCCCCCAACACCCTGTCCCCCAACATCCTGGAGCCCAACACCCTGTACCCCAACACCCTTTACCTGAGCCCTTCGTCCCCCAACACCCTGGAGCCCATCCCTCTGCACCCCAACACCCTCAGCTGCAGGCGTACAATCCCGTACCAGGTCAGACGCCTCCGGCCTCCCAAGCCTCGGCAGActccccgccccgcccctcccacctcccggTCCAGCCTccttaccctccccccccccagcataccctcagcgcctcctcctcctcctggcccgaGCCGAGCCAAGGAGGCGTCCCCCTGCAGCAGCTCTCCCAGCTCTACCAGGACCCCCTCTACCCTGGCTTCCCTGTGGGGGCCGCAGGCGAAATGGTGCCCAACCCGGCCTACTCCTCCAGCAAGTCCGGAGATGACCTGCCACGCG ATGTCAACGTCCTCCGGTGGTTCTTCAACCTGGGAGTCAAG gCCTACTCCAACCCCATGTTCCAGCCCTACATGTACCTGCTGCCCCTTCAGCAGTCCCACGCCATGCACCCCCCTCCCCGGGGCCCCTCCCCACAGGGcgcacacccctcccccccgccgccctggCAACAAGCGACTCCGCCGGGCCACCCGTCGGGGTACCCCTCCCCGGGCCCTGGGCCCCGGTACCCTGGCCCTCAGTCTCCAGGGCTCCAGCTCTACCCCTCAGACCGGCAGCAGTCTCCCCAAGGCAGGTCTCCCGGCCCTGGCCCCCGACACCCAGAGGGCTACGGCGCTACCGGAGGGAGCAGAGCCAACGCACCCTCTGAAACCATGTTGGCCGGCGTTGGATCACCTGCAG GTGTGCTGGCTGACCAGGGTTACCATGGTCAGAGACAGGTTCTCCTGCTCGACCCTCCAATGAACAACATGCCCATC TGGGTCCCTGAACCCAAATTCCAGGACTCCATGGTTGCCGGGACGTCAACGCCCCATGGCAACTGcgtccccccaccccactaCGGCGCGTTCGCCAACACACCCAACAGCAATCAACATGGCAACCAATACCATGGTTTCCATGGCCACtatcacaacaacaaccagaTGACCAATCCAAGTGAGGGGTTCGGTCACATGGCGTCGGGGCCCGGCGTGGGCGTGGAGCCCTGGAAGGGGCCGGAGTTCgggtcaaccaatcagagggccAGGAGGGTTTACCATcagtcgaggggggggggagcggagcGGCCGGGGAGGAGCGGTAGGGGGGGCAGGCAGCGCTATGCGCCACACTACGGCCAGTACGGCAGGGGTCAGagctactaccaccaccacccccagctccCTGGGCAGTGA
- the otud4 gene encoding OTU domain-containing protein 4 isoform X1 → MEEGGHPSEKHMDEYFKSIGLVRKKIAKDGSCLFRAVAEQVLLCQSRHTQVRARCVEFLKENRESYEAFIEGDFDEYLGKIQDPQHWVGQVEMHALAVLYERDFWIFQEPGKPFKVTEHGFKDQVQLCFLNGNHYDSVYPVSHIQNTAFCQSLLYELLYERVFGERCAVGASQRWGRSSELTDDHMAACPSSDESETEDPLWIEEGPPKQGGQPNRGRGRGRGRGRGLSERVRRSLNPNLMRNVHYDGWLASKRAQQKMDFCMAAGMQYSEGDRCQVCLEGGGRSYSGAIRKVSPSNGPLTVFIEELGKTMSVPLVNLRPMSETCWKIVASGEKRTNGHTPEWVEAKGRGRGRLLPSAAPPPSSPSTKATLRGHPGHMQKQTSWPPNPKGDPQAHRASRGRSATCGDLQVTGEDSREDEDEEEELKAALLEIQLRDEDNFPALAAVARGNGGKRRGGEGMSQLKSGVTTGQKDAPPLVEVPSSSPSSSPPTLPEHPGPAPTTWLATVKAPLLTQNTTFTSTSRPLGAAAAAAAVAPPAATAPTAERSVPSPLPTTPTTPSSSSSPPVFITPVAPPPGGLSHASTPSSPSSTPPQSSSSSSPHPSSRPDRPAADVMNTARHMQLPAAYVSNPPSPQNVVPSNPPPQTSSPRDPTAPTAAPQTPLPQPSVPRLVHVIPIPQHSVPEPSVPQHSVTEPCVPHQPVAQPCVPQHPGPQPYEPPNPVPEPYVPQHPVPQHPVPEPCVPQHPVPQHPVPQHPVPQHPVPEPCVPQHPVPQHPVPEPCVPQHPVPQHPVPEPCVPQHPVPQHPVPEPCVPQHPVPQHPVSAPCVPQHPVPQHPGAQHPVPQHPLPEPFVPQHPGAHPSAPQHPQLQAYNPVPGQTPPASQASADSPPRPSHLPVQPPYPPPPQHTLSASSSSWPEPSQGGVPLQQLSQLYQDPLYPGFPVGAAGEMVPNPAYSSSKSGDDLPRDVNVLRWFFNLGVKAYSNPMFQPYMYLLPLQQSHAMHPPPRGPSPQGAHPSPPPPWQQATPPGHPSGYPSPGPGPRYPGPQSPGLQLYPSDRQQSPQGRSPGPGPRHPEGYGATGGSRANAPSETMLAGVGSPAAGVLADQGYHGQRQVLLLDPPMNNMPIWVPEPKFQDSMVAGTSTPHGNCVPPPHYGAFANTPNSNQHGNQYHGFHGHYHNNNQMTNPSEGFGHMASGPGVGVEPWKGPEFGSTNQRARRVYHQSRGGGAERPGRSGRGGRQRYAPHYGQYGRGQSYYHHHPQLPGQ, encoded by the exons ATGGAGGAGGGCGGACATCCCTCTGAGAAACACATGGATGAATACTTCAAGTCAATCGGACTAGTGAGGAAGAAGATCGCTAAGGATGGGTCGTGTTTGTTCCGGGCCGTGGCCGAACAG GTGCTGCTGTGTCAAAGTCGTCACACACAAGTCCGCGCGAGGTGTGTGGAGTTCTTgaaagagaacagagagagctATGAggcg TTCATTGAAGGAGACTTTGATGAATACCTCGGCAAGATCCAAGACCCCCAG cactgGGTCGGGCAGGTGGAGATGCACGCTCTGGCTGTACTTTATGA gAGAGATTTCTGGATTTTCCAGGAACCAGGGAAACCTTTCAAGGTCACAGAACACGGTTTTAAAGATCAG GTCCAGTTGTGCTTCCTGAACGGGAACCATTATGACAGTGTGTATCCTGTCAGCCACATCCAGAATACTGCTTTCTGCCagt cccTCCTGTACGAGTTGCTGTATGAGCGTGTGTTTGGTGAGCGCTGTGCGGTGGGTGCGTCCCagcgctgggggaggagctctGAGCTGACAGACGATCACATGGCCGCCTGCCCTAGCAGCGACGAATCAGAGACTGAAGACCCTCTATG GATCGAAGAAGGACCCCCCAAGCAAGGTGGCCAGCCGAACAGG GGGCGTGGTCGGGGGCGTGGCCGAGGGCGGGGCCtttcagagagagtgaggcgcTCCTTGAACCCCAATCTGATGAGGAATGTGCATTATGACGGCTGGCTCGCCTCCAAGAGAg CCCAGCAGAAGATGGACTTCTGTATGGCAGCAGGAATGCAGTACTCTGAAGGAGACCGATGccag gtgtgtctggagggaggtggGCGGAGCTACAGTGGGGCAATCAGGAAGGTGTCTCCTAGCAACGGCCCTCTCACAGTGTTTATTGAAGAGCTGGGCAAGAC aatGTCCGTTCCTCTGGTGAATCTGCGTCCTATGAGTGAGACCTGCTGGAAGATAGTGGCCAGCGGAGAGAAGAGGACCAATGGACAcacaccag aaTGGGTGGAGGCTAAAGGCAGGGGAAGAGGCAGGCTTCTCCCGTCGgcagcgccccccccctcctccccctccaccaagGCGACGCTGCGAGGCCATCCTGGCCACATGCAGAAGCAGACCTCCTGGCCCCCCAATCCAAAGGGGGACCCGCAGGCACACAGAGCCagcag ggggaGGTCGGCCACCTGTGGGGACCTGCAGGTGACTGGGGAGGACTCccgggaggacgaggacgaggaggaggagctgaaggcagctctgctGGAGATCCAGCTCAGAGACGAGGACAACTTCCCAGCGCTGGCG GCAGTTGCCCGTGGGAATggtgggaagaggaggggaggagaggggatgagtcAACTGAAGAGCGGAGTCACT ACCGGTCAGAAGGATGCACCCCCCCTGGttgaggtccccagttcaagcCCTTCCTCCAGCCCTCCCACCCTACCGGAACACCCGGGCCCCGCCCCTACCACCTGGTTGGCCACTGTCAAGGCCCCGCTGCTCACTCAGAacaccaccttcacctccacctcccgccccctcggggctgctgctgctgctgctgctgttgctccGCCCGCTGCCACGGCCCCCACTGCTGAACGCAgcgtcccctcccccctccccaccacccccaccacccccagctcctcctcctctccacccgtCTTCATCACTCCTGTAGCCCCGCCTCCGGGTGGCCTCTCCCACGCCTCCACCCCTTCCTCGCCCTCCTCTACCCCTCCCCAGTCTTCCTCCTCgagctccccccacccctcctcccgtcCCGATCGCCCCGCCGCAG ATGTGATGAACACGGCTCGACACATGCAGCTCCCCGCAGCATACGTGTCCAATCCCCCATCACCCCAAAATGTAGTACCCAGCAACCCTCCACCCCAAACCTCCTCACCTCGAGACCCTACAGCTCCCACCGCTGCGCCCCAAACCCCTCTGCCACAGCCCTCTGTACCCCGTCTAGTACACGTCATCCCTATACCCCAACACTCGGTGCCTGAGCCTTCCGTACCCCAACATTCTGTAACTGAGCCCTGTGTCCCCCACCAGCCTGTAGCCCAGCCCTGTGTaccccaacaccctggaccccagCCCTATGAACCCCCAAATCCTGTACCTGAGCCCTATGTCCCCCAACACCCTGTACCCCAACACCCTGTACCTGAGCCCTGTGTCCCCCAACACCCTGTCCCCCAACACCCTGTCCCCCAACACCCTGTACCCCAACATCCTGTACCTGAGCCCTGTGTCCCCCAACACCCTGTACCCCAACATCCTGTACCTGAGCCCTGTGTCCCCCAACACCCTGTCCCCCAACACCCTGTGCCTGAGCCCTGTGTCCCCCAACACCCTGTCCCCCAACACCCTGTACCTGAGCCCTGTGTCCCCCAACACCCTGTACCCCAACACCCTGTGTCTGCGCCCTGTGTCCCCCAACACCCTGTCCCCCAACATCCTGGAGCCCAACACCCTGTACCCCAACACCCTTTACCTGAGCCCTTCGTCCCCCAACACCCTGGAGCCCATCCCTCTGCACCCCAACACCCTCAGCTGCAGGCGTACAATCCCGTACCAGGTCAGACGCCTCCGGCCTCCCAAGCCTCGGCAGActccccgccccgcccctcccacctcccggTCCAGCCTccttaccctccccccccccagcataccctcagcgcctcctcctcctcctggcccgaGCCGAGCCAAGGAGGCGTCCCCCTGCAGCAGCTCTCCCAGCTCTACCAGGACCCCCTCTACCCTGGCTTCCCTGTGGGGGCCGCAGGCGAAATGGTGCCCAACCCGGCCTACTCCTCCAGCAAGTCCGGAGATGACCTGCCACGCG ATGTCAACGTCCTCCGGTGGTTCTTCAACCTGGGAGTCAAG gCCTACTCCAACCCCATGTTCCAGCCCTACATGTACCTGCTGCCCCTTCAGCAGTCCCACGCCATGCACCCCCCTCCCCGGGGCCCCTCCCCACAGGGcgcacacccctcccccccgccgccctggCAACAAGCGACTCCGCCGGGCCACCCGTCGGGGTACCCCTCCCCGGGCCCTGGGCCCCGGTACCCTGGCCCTCAGTCTCCAGGGCTCCAGCTCTACCCCTCAGACCGGCAGCAGTCTCCCCAAGGCAGGTCTCCCGGCCCTGGCCCCCGACACCCAGAGGGCTACGGCGCTACCGGAGGGAGCAGAGCCAACGCACCCTCTGAAACCATGTTGGCCGGCGTTGGATCACCTGCAG CAGGTGTGCTGGCTGACCAGGGTTACCATGGTCAGAGACAGGTTCTCCTGCTCGACCCTCCAATGAACAACATGCCCATC TGGGTCCCTGAACCCAAATTCCAGGACTCCATGGTTGCCGGGACGTCAACGCCCCATGGCAACTGcgtccccccaccccactaCGGCGCGTTCGCCAACACACCCAACAGCAATCAACATGGCAACCAATACCATGGTTTCCATGGCCACtatcacaacaacaaccagaTGACCAATCCAAGTGAGGGGTTCGGTCACATGGCGTCGGGGCCCGGCGTGGGCGTGGAGCCCTGGAAGGGGCCGGAGTTCgggtcaaccaatcagagggccAGGAGGGTTTACCATcagtcgaggggggggggagcggagcGGCCGGGGAGGAGCGGTAGGGGGGGCAGGCAGCGCTATGCGCCACACTACGGCCAGTACGGCAGGGGTCAGagctactaccaccaccacccccagctccCTGGGCAGTGA